TTGGGCGACGACGACCCGTACCGGGAAATAAAGGCGCAGAGCAACGTCATCGGAAAAAAGCTGATGCCCGCGGTCCGCAAGAGAGTATTGGGCGCGCTGGAGAATGACCGCTTCAGGATCGCCGTGCTAGCGTCCATCGTGGGGAACAACTTCGACTTCGGGCTGCAGGAGCACCAGATCGAGATCGGCGACTTCGAATCACTTTTTGCGGAGGAGATGGAGCGGGGCCTGCAGGTGGACGACACGGGCGATATCATGCGCCTGGCAAGGAACGGCAGGGTCGCATATCTTACGGATAACTGCGGCGAGATCTACTTCGACGAGCTCGTCCTCGAATTGCTCAAGGCAGCGGGGGCGCACGTCACGCTGGTCGTGCGCGGCGGCAACATCGTCACCGACGCCACCATGGACGACGTACGCAGCATGGGCCTGGCGGAGAAGGTGAATAAAGTGCTCACGACCGGCTCCAACGCCATCGGCGTCTGCATGAGGGAGCTTCCGCCGGAGACGCTGCGGGCCATGAGCGACGCGGACGTGATAATAAGCAAGGGCATGGCGAACTACGAGGCCCTCTCCGACGAGAGGTTCAGGCCTATCGCTTATTTATTGAGGGCCAAGTGCGAGCCGGTCTCGCGGTCGATCGGCGTGAAAAAGGGATGGAACGTGGCAAGGCTGGTGAAATAATGGCGAGCGCAGAGTACAGGGAATTCCTGGAGCGGGTAAAAGAATATAGCATTCTGGAGCAGGCGGCGGGCGTCCTCACGTGGGACGAGCGGACCTGCATGCGGCCGGGCTCGGCACCGGACAGGGCGAACCAGAACGCCGTCCTCTGCGGTATAATGCACGAGCGCCTGACGTCGAAGGAAATGGGCCGGCTGATCCGCTCCCTGAAAAAGCAGGAGCTTTCCGCCGACGGCGCCGTGATCCTGCGGGAGGTCGAGAGAAAGTGGAGGCTCGCATCCGCCGTCCCGGGCGACCTCGTCAGGGAGATCACCCGGACCCAGTCCCTGGCCACGAACGCCTGGGCGCGGGCGAGGGCCGAGAGCCGCTTCGAGCTGCTGGAGCCCTGGCTGAAAAAGACGATCGACCTGAAATTTAAAGTAGTGGAACACGTCGGCTATGAGGACCGGCCCTACGACGCTTTATTGGACGAGTACGAGCCCTACGCAAAATCAAAGGATATCGACGCCGTGTTCGCCCGCCTCAAGAAGAAGCTCATACCGCTGGCCGCCCGAATACTGAACGAGCCGGGCCTGGACGGGTCTGTCCCCGGGGGAAAATATCCGGTATCCGGCCAGAGCGCCTTCGTCGCCAGCCTCGTAACAGACATGGGCTTCGACATGAGCCG
This genomic window from Methanocella sp. contains:
- a CDS encoding damage-control phosphatase ARMT1 family protein, which codes for MKSDPRCAPCLLNRTLYEANLSTKDQSLIFEVMESGLEYLRDNFREGVNATNISTGIHRRAYAILGDDDPYREIKAQSNVIGKKLMPAVRKRVLGALENDRFRIAVLASIVGNNFDFGLQEHQIEIGDFESLFAEEMERGLQVDDTGDIMRLARNGRVAYLTDNCGEIYFDELVLELLKAAGAHVTLVVRGGNIVTDATMDDVRSMGLAEKVNKVLTTGSNAIGVCMRELPPETLRAMSDADVIISKGMANYEALSDERFRPIAYLLRAKCEPVSRSIGVKKGWNVARLVK